The following coding sequences lie in one Nitrospinota bacterium genomic window:
- a CDS encoding glyceraldehyde 3-phosphate dehydrogenase NAD-binding domain-containing protein: MAIKVGINGFGRIGRNFFRASINNKDMDFAAVNDITDTKTLAHLLKYDSVHGIFQGDIEPKKDSLIV, from the coding sequence ATGGCAATAAAGGTAGGAATTAATGGTTTTGGGAGGATTGGGAGAAACTTTTTCAGGGCGTCTATTAACAATAAAGATATGGATTTTGCTGCTGTTAATGACATTACTGACACAAAGACCCTCGCCCATCTCTTAAAGTATGATTCTGTTCATGGAATATTTCAAGGAGATATAGAGCCAAAGAAGGATAGCCTCATAGTAAA
- a CDS encoding ComF family protein, which yields MNLIKNILDFILPRECVVCFSILRDSQKDFICDDCFNKIEIVQYPYCKVCGRPFISKETLAYSPEHLCFQCREKRFHFNSARAAGVYSGILKELIHIYKFQKKRALGKLLSEIMIANLNNRFERIDFDTIIPVPLHKKRLRVRGFDQSLLLGINIGKQIGVPVLADNLTRYRHTKPQLELKVNERFKNVRDAFRVIGKEKIKDKNILLIDDVFTTGATVNECSRILKKEGARKVDVFVLSMTC from the coding sequence ATGAATCTCATCAAAAATATTCTTGATTTTATTCTTCCGCGGGAATGTGTCGTATGTTTTTCCATCTTAAGAGATTCGCAAAAGGATTTTATATGTGATGATTGCTTTAACAAAATCGAGATTGTCCAATATCCTTACTGCAAAGTTTGTGGCAGGCCATTTATTTCCAAGGAAACATTGGCATATAGTCCAGAACATTTATGTTTTCAATGTAGAGAAAAAAGATTTCATTTTAATTCTGCTAGGGCCGCTGGGGTCTATAGCGGTATCTTAAAAGAACTTATTCATATCTATAAATTTCAGAAAAAAAGGGCCTTGGGAAAGTTATTATCAGAGATAATGATTGCTAATCTGAATAATAGATTTGAAAGAATCGATTTTGATACTATTATCCCCGTGCCTCTACATAAAAAAAGATTAAGAGTAAGGGGTTTTGACCAATCTTTGCTTTTAGGGATTAATATAGGTAAACAAATTGGAGTTCCAGTTTTAGCAGATAATCTTACCAGATACAGACATACAAAACCTCAATTAGAACTCAAAGTCAATGAGAGATTTAAAAATGTAAGGGATGCCTTTAGGGTTATAGGAAAGGAAAAGATTAAAGATAAAAATATTTTATTAATAGACGACGTCTTTACTACAGGTGCAACAGTAAATGAATGTTCGAGAATCCTTAAAAAGGAAGGGGCGAGAAAGGTAGATGTCTTTGTCTTATCCATGACATGTTGA
- a CDS encoding SDR family oxidoreductase, which translates to MSERIIVITGANRGIGLGFVKSFLEKGDRIVAVARQPEKAIELKRLREMYEEHLFLVSFDVTDETAIQKAVDTVQKKWSSVDILINNSGIFGGKPQDSVKNLNLEIVKETFDVNVLGPIRVTRGFLPLLERGKEKKIIHITSLMGSIDDNKSGGDYAYRVSKAALNMMNRSLAHELREQRICSVVMHPGWVKTDMGGPEAPISADESVRGMMTVISKLKPSDSGSFFNYQGNHMPW; encoded by the coding sequence ATGTCTGAAAGAATCATAGTCATAACCGGAGCCAATCGCGGTATTGGCCTTGGATTTGTCAAATCTTTCTTAGAAAAGGGTGACCGTATTGTCGCTGTGGCGAGACAGCCTGAAAAAGCAATAGAACTTAAGCGTTTAAGAGAAATGTACGAAGAGCATCTCTTTCTTGTCTCTTTTGACGTCACCGATGAAACTGCTATTCAAAAAGCAGTGGATACCGTGCAAAAGAAGTGGAGCTCTGTAGATATCCTTATCAATAATTCCGGAATCTTTGGTGGTAAACCCCAGGATTCGGTCAAGAATCTGAATCTTGAAATCGTAAAGGAAACCTTTGATGTTAATGTTCTTGGTCCTATCCGCGTAACTCGAGGCTTTCTTCCATTACTAGAAAGGGGCAAAGAAAAAAAGATTATTCACATTACCTCTTTGATGGGATCCATCGATGACAACAAAAGCGGTGGTGATTACGCTTATCGGGTATCAAAGGCTGCTCTTAACATGATGAACCGTAGTCTCGCACATGAACTCAGAGAACAGCGCATTTGTTCTGTGGTCATGCATCCTGGTTGGGTAAAAACTGATATGGGTGGCCCTGAAGCCCCCATATCAGCAGACGAATCAGTTAGAGGAATGATGACGGTAATCTCTAAGTTAAAACCGTCCGATTCAGGCAGCTTCTTTAACTATCAGGGCAATCATATGCCGTGGTAG